The Sphingobium sp. JS3065 genome includes a region encoding these proteins:
- the tpiA gene encoding triose-phosphate isomerase → MGRRKLVVGNWKMNGLRAQLGEVEAIGRLAQDYPAAQVGLCLPATLIAAADGVKGAAFIGAQDCHMKASGAHTGCLSAAMLAEAGAGWTIVGHSERRQDQGETDADIAAKALAAKAAGLKVILCVGESLDVRDAGNAEAVVSAQLLASLPEGAAADWLAIAYEPIWAIGTGRIPTMEAVAAMHAALRAALASRIGADADAMRILYGGSMNGDNAAELLAIADVDGGLIGGASLTAEKFAPVIAAAA, encoded by the coding sequence ATGGGCAGGCGCAAGCTGGTTGTCGGCAACTGGAAGATGAACGGCCTTCGCGCCCAATTGGGCGAGGTGGAGGCTATCGGTCGCCTGGCGCAGGATTATCCGGCGGCGCAGGTCGGCCTGTGCCTGCCCGCGACGCTGATCGCGGCGGCGGACGGCGTGAAGGGCGCGGCGTTCATCGGCGCGCAGGACTGCCATATGAAGGCCAGCGGCGCGCACACCGGCTGCCTGTCCGCCGCCATGCTGGCGGAAGCCGGGGCAGGCTGGACCATCGTCGGCCATAGCGAGCGGCGGCAGGACCAGGGCGAAACCGATGCCGACATCGCGGCCAAGGCGCTGGCGGCGAAGGCGGCGGGGCTGAAGGTCATCCTCTGCGTGGGCGAGAGCCTGGACGTCCGGGATGCGGGCAATGCGGAAGCGGTGGTCTCCGCGCAACTGCTCGCCTCCCTGCCGGAAGGCGCGGCGGCGGACTGGCTGGCGATCGCCTATGAGCCGATCTGGGCCATCGGCACGGGCCGAATCCCCACCATGGAAGCGGTCGCCGCCATGCACGCGGCCCTGCGCGCCGCCCTGGCCAGCCGGATCGGGGCGGATGCCGATGCGATGCGAATCCTCTACGGCGGATCGATGAACGGCGACAATGCGGCGGAGCTGCTCGCGATTGCCGACGTCGACGGCGGCCTGATCGGCGGCGCCAGCCTGACGGCGGAAAAATTCGCTCCGGTGATCGCCGCAGCGGCCTGA
- the secG gene encoding preprotein translocase subunit SecG, translating into MFTFILVVQAIVAALLVTVILMQKSEGGGLGVGGSPAGFMSARGAADFLTRSTTILAGIFVTLSVVLAVIASVQHRPSDIDTSLVKQAPQTPAGAPATAPAPATGSDPLAGAAGSNGAVPLAN; encoded by the coding sequence ATGTTCACCTTCATCCTCGTCGTGCAGGCCATTGTCGCCGCTCTGTTGGTCACCGTCATCCTGATGCAGAAGTCGGAAGGCGGCGGCCTGGGCGTCGGCGGCAGCCCGGCGGGGTTCATGTCGGCCCGCGGCGCGGCCGATTTCCTGACCCGCTCGACCACGATTCTCGCCGGTATCTTCGTGACTTTGTCGGTCGTGCTGGCGGTGATCGCTTCGGTCCAGCATCGGCCCAGCGACATCGACACGTCGCTGGTGAAGCAGGCGCCCCAGACTCCGGCCGGCGCTCCGGCGACCGCTCCCGCCCCGGCGACCGGCAGCGATCCGCTGGCGGGCGCGGCGGGCAGCAACGGCGCGGTTCCGCTCGCGAACTAA
- a CDS encoding CTP synthase produces MARYIFITGGVVSSLGKGLMAASLAALLQARGFRVRIRKFDPYLNVDPGTMSPYQHGEVYVTDDGAETDLDLGHYERFTGVSARQSDNVTQGRVYQTIIQRERRGDYLGATVQVIPHVTDEIKAFALAEADDLDFVLCEIGGTVGDIESLPFMEAIRQLHNDLGRSQSIFVHVTLVPYIAAAGELKTKPTQHSVRELTSLGIQPDILLCRCEHPLPESERRKIALFCNVRPEAVIPALDASSIYAVPTQYHAEGLDDEVLRAFGMQGAPEPKLDRWHDIMDRQQNPEGEVTIGVVGKYVGLPDAYKSLYEALTHGGFANRVKVNIKWLDAELFEEEGADIAARLEPMHGILVPGGFGVRGSEGKIASVKFARERNVPFFGICLGMQMACIEGARNTAGIENASTTEFGETSEPVVGLITEWMSKEGLQRRTAETDLGGTMRLGAYPAKLTGNSVVAGIYGASEISERHRHRYEVNAGYREPLEKGGLIFSGMSPDGMLPEIVERPDHPWFVGVQFHPELKSKPFDPHPLFASFIEAAVKQSRLV; encoded by the coding sequence ATGGCGCGGTATATTTTCATCACCGGCGGCGTGGTCTCCTCGCTTGGCAAGGGCCTTATGGCCGCTTCGCTTGCCGCATTGCTGCAGGCGCGAGGTTTCCGTGTGCGCATTCGGAAATTCGATCCCTATCTCAACGTCGATCCGGGCACGATGAGCCCGTATCAGCATGGGGAGGTCTATGTGACCGACGACGGGGCGGAAACCGACCTCGATCTGGGCCATTATGAGCGCTTCACCGGCGTTTCGGCGCGGCAGTCGGACAATGTGACGCAGGGCCGCGTCTATCAAACCATCATCCAGCGCGAACGGCGCGGCGACTATCTGGGCGCGACGGTGCAGGTCATCCCGCACGTCACCGATGAGATCAAGGCCTTCGCCCTGGCCGAAGCCGACGATCTGGATTTCGTGCTGTGCGAGATCGGTGGCACGGTGGGCGACATCGAATCGCTCCCCTTCATGGAGGCGATCCGCCAGCTTCATAACGATCTGGGGCGCAGCCAGTCGATCTTCGTCCACGTGACGCTGGTCCCCTATATCGCCGCGGCGGGCGAGCTGAAGACCAAGCCGACCCAGCACAGCGTGCGCGAACTGACTTCGCTCGGCATCCAGCCCGACATATTGCTGTGCCGCTGCGAACACCCGCTGCCCGAAAGCGAGCGGCGCAAGATCGCCCTGTTCTGCAACGTCCGCCCCGAAGCGGTCATCCCCGCGCTCGACGCCAGCAGCATCTATGCCGTGCCGACGCAATATCATGCCGAGGGGCTGGACGACGAAGTGCTGCGCGCTTTCGGCATGCAGGGCGCGCCCGAGCCGAAGCTCGACCGCTGGCACGACATCATGGACCGCCAGCAGAATCCGGAGGGCGAAGTCACCATCGGCGTCGTCGGCAAATATGTCGGCCTGCCCGATGCGTACAAGTCGCTCTACGAGGCGCTGACCCATGGCGGCTTCGCCAACCGGGTGAAGGTCAACATCAAATGGCTGGATGCCGAACTGTTCGAGGAGGAGGGCGCGGACATCGCCGCCCGCCTGGAACCGATGCACGGCATCCTCGTCCCCGGCGGCTTCGGCGTGCGCGGGTCGGAGGGGAAGATCGCCTCGGTCAAATTCGCCCGCGAGCGCAACGTGCCCTTCTTCGGCATTTGTCTCGGCATGCAGATGGCCTGTATCGAGGGCGCGCGGAACACGGCGGGCATCGAAAATGCCTCGACCACCGAATTCGGCGAAACCAGCGAGCCGGTCGTCGGCCTCATCACCGAATGGATGAGCAAGGAAGGCCTGCAAAGGCGCACCGCGGAGACCGATCTGGGCGGCACCATGCGCCTGGGCGCCTATCCCGCCAAGCTCACCGGCAACAGCGTCGTCGCGGGCATCTACGGCGCGAGCGAGATCAGCGAACGCCACCGCCATCGCTATGAGGTCAATGCGGGCTATCGCGAACCGCTGGAAAAGGGCGGCCTGATCTTCTCCGGCATGTCGCCCGACGGCATGTTGCCGGAGATCGTCGAACGGCCGGACCATCCCTGGTTCGTCGGCGTGCAGTTCCACCCGGAACTCAAGTCCAAACCCTTCGACCCGCATCCGCTGTTCGCCAGCTTCATCGAGGCTGCGGTCAAGCAAAGCCGGTTGGTTTGA
- a CDS encoding PQQ-dependent sugar dehydrogenase has product MRHFALTALPLVLIACSADNATGQNAATEKPFKTSVIGDFDSPWAMTFLPDGRMLITEKAGDMILFDPKNGTKIPVAGMPKVDSAGQGALMDVMPAPGFAQNRTVYFSFSEAGPSGKGVALATGVFHQASDGTTRLDGVKVIFRASQYVDGNGHYSGRIAFSPDGKYLFFTNGERQKFDPAQDPKSTLGKVLRLNLDGTAAAGNPLAAKGFHPAVWSYGHRNLLGIAFDKDGRLWEQEMGPKGGDEVNLIKPGLNYGYPLASNGDHYDGRDIPDHRAGDGFEAPKLWWNPVISPGGLVYYSGDLFPQWKDSLFIGGLSSQSLVRVKLDGENAAKADQWDMGARIREVEQGPDGALWLLEDGKDGSQGRLLKLTPAA; this is encoded by the coding sequence ATGCGCCATTTCGCCCTGACCGCCCTGCCGCTGGTGCTGATCGCCTGTTCGGCGGACAATGCCACCGGGCAGAATGCCGCGACGGAGAAGCCGTTCAAGACGTCGGTCATCGGCGACTTCGATTCTCCCTGGGCGATGACCTTCCTGCCTGACGGGCGGATGCTGATCACCGAAAAGGCGGGCGACATGATCCTGTTCGATCCGAAGAACGGGACGAAAATCCCCGTCGCGGGAATGCCGAAGGTCGACAGCGCCGGACAGGGCGCGCTGATGGATGTGATGCCGGCGCCCGGATTCGCGCAGAACAGGACGGTCTATTTCAGCTTTTCCGAGGCTGGGCCGAGCGGCAAGGGCGTGGCGCTCGCCACGGGCGTTTTTCATCAGGCGAGCGATGGGACAACCAGGCTGGACGGCGTGAAGGTGATTTTCCGCGCCAGCCAATATGTCGACGGGAACGGCCATTATTCCGGACGCATCGCCTTTTCGCCGGATGGGAAATATCTGTTCTTCACCAATGGCGAGCGGCAGAAATTCGATCCGGCGCAGGATCCGAAATCGACATTGGGGAAGGTGTTGCGATTGAATCTGGATGGAACGGCGGCGGCGGGAAATCCTTTGGCGGCGAAGGGGTTTCATCCGGCGGTCTGGTCCTATGGGCATCGCAACCTGCTGGGGATCGCCTTCGACAAGGATGGGCGGCTTTGGGAGCAGGAGATGGGGCCGAAGGGCGGCGATGAGGTCAACCTCATCAAGCCGGGGTTGAACTATGGCTATCCTCTCGCCTCGAATGGCGATCATTATGATGGGCGGGACATTCCCGATCATAGGGCGGGGGACGGGTTCGAGGCGCCGAAGCTCTGGTGGAATCCGGTGATTTCGCCGGGTGGGCTTGTCTATTATTCGGGCGATCTGTTTCCGCAGTGGAAGGATTCGCTGTTCATCGGCGGGCTGTCGAGCCAATCGCTGGTGCGGGTGAAGCTGGACGGGGAGAATGCCGCCAAGGCCGACCAATGGGACATGGGCGCGCGAATCCGGGAGGTGGAGCAAGGGCCGGATGGCGCGCTCTGGCTGCTGGAGGATGGGAAGGACGGATCGCAGGGGCGGTTGTTGAAGTTGACGCCTGCTGCATGA
- the rimP gene encoding ribosome maturation protein RimP, which yields MADIAELTALIEPEVKALGFALVRIKLFGSGDDHTLQIMAERPETKQLVIEDCATISRRLSDVLDEADPIEEAYRLEVSSPGIDRPLTRLTDFLEWTGHEAKIAATETVSGRKSFRGVLNGVEGDDILFTDAKAGDVVIPFALVGDAKLILTDALIAASMPLSSDGADEFETEE from the coding sequence ATGGCGGACATCGCCGAACTGACAGCCTTGATAGAACCGGAGGTGAAGGCCTTGGGCTTTGCCCTCGTGCGCATCAAGCTGTTCGGGTCGGGCGATGATCATACGCTTCAGATCATGGCCGAGCGCCCGGAAACGAAGCAGCTCGTCATAGAGGATTGCGCCACCATCTCCCGCCGCCTCTCGGACGTGCTGGACGAAGCCGACCCGATCGAGGAGGCCTATCGCCTGGAAGTCAGTTCGCCGGGCATAGACCGTCCGTTGACCCGCCTCACCGATTTCCTCGAATGGACGGGGCATGAGGCGAAGATCGCCGCCACCGAAACCGTATCGGGCCGCAAGAGCTTTCGCGGTGTCCTGAATGGCGTGGAGGGTGACGATATCCTCTTCACCGACGCCAAGGCCGGCGATGTGGTCATTCCCTTCGCGCTGGTCGGCGATGCCAAGCTGATACTGACCGATGCGCTGATTGCTGCTAGTATGCCGCTCTCCTCCGATGGGGCGGACGAGTTCGAAACCGAAGAGTAA
- the nusA gene encoding transcription termination factor NusA, translated as MANAISANKAELLAIANSVASEKMIDKAIVIEAMEDAIQRAARARYGAENDIRAKLDPETGDLRLWRVVEVVEAVDDYFKQVDLRQAQKLKNDAVIGDFIVDPLPPIDLGRIDAQSAKQVIFQKVRDAERERQHEEFKDRVGEIITGVVKSVEFGHVVVNLGRAEGVIRRDQQIPREVVRVGDRIRSVILNVRRENRGPQIFLSRAHPEFMKKLFAQEVPEIYDGVIEIKAAARDPGSRAKIGVISRDSSIDPVGACVGMKGSRVQAVVQEMQGEKIDIIPWSEDTATFVVNALQPAQVARVVIDEEEERIEVVVPDDQLSLAIGRRGQNVRLASQLTGKAIDIMTEADASEKRQKEFVARSELFQNELDVDETLSQLLVAEGFGELEEVAYVGVEELAAIEGFDEDLAAELQSRAQEALDRREAAAREERQALGVEDALADMPHLTEAMLVTLGKAGIKTLDDLADLATDELVAKKRVDQRRRRENKEEDKGGILAEYGLSEEQGNEIIMAARAHWFEGEEA; from the coding sequence ATGGCCAACGCCATTTCCGCCAACAAGGCCGAGTTGCTCGCGATCGCCAACAGCGTCGCCAGCGAAAAGATGATCGACAAGGCCATCGTCATCGAGGCGATGGAAGACGCGATCCAGCGCGCCGCCCGCGCCCGCTACGGCGCGGAAAACGACATTCGTGCGAAATTGGACCCGGAAACCGGCGACCTTCGTCTCTGGAGAGTCGTCGAAGTGGTCGAGGCCGTGGACGATTATTTCAAGCAGGTCGACCTGCGCCAGGCGCAGAAGCTGAAGAATGACGCCGTGATCGGCGACTTCATCGTCGATCCGCTGCCCCCCATCGACCTGGGCCGCATCGACGCCCAGTCGGCCAAGCAGGTGATCTTCCAGAAGGTCCGCGACGCCGAGCGCGAGCGCCAGCATGAGGAATTCAAGGACCGCGTGGGTGAGATCATCACCGGCGTCGTGAAATCCGTCGAATTCGGCCATGTGGTCGTGAACCTCGGTCGCGCCGAGGGCGTCATCCGCCGCGACCAGCAGATTCCCCGCGAAGTCGTCCGCGTCGGCGACCGCATCCGCTCGGTGATCCTGAACGTGCGCCGCGAAAATCGCGGGCCGCAGATTTTCCTCAGCCGCGCGCACCCCGAATTCATGAAGAAGCTGTTCGCGCAGGAAGTGCCCGAAATCTACGACGGCGTGATCGAGATCAAGGCCGCCGCCCGCGATCCGGGCAGCCGCGCCAAGATCGGCGTCATCAGCCGCGATTCCAGCATCGACCCGGTCGGCGCCTGCGTCGGCATGAAGGGCAGCCGCGTGCAGGCCGTCGTGCAGGAAATGCAGGGCGAAAAGATCGACATCATCCCCTGGAGCGAGGACACCGCGACCTTCGTCGTCAACGCGCTCCAGCCCGCGCAGGTCGCCCGCGTGGTCATCGATGAAGAGGAAGAGCGCATCGAAGTCGTCGTTCCCGACGATCAGCTTTCGCTCGCCATCGGCCGCCGCGGCCAGAATGTCCGCCTCGCCAGCCAGTTGACCGGCAAGGCCATCGACATCATGACCGAGGCCGACGCATCCGAAAAGCGTCAGAAGGAATTCGTCGCCCGCTCCGAATTGTTCCAGAACGAACTGGACGTGGACGAAACCCTCTCGCAGCTTCTGGTGGCCGAGGGCTTCGGCGAACTGGAAGAGGTCGCCTATGTCGGCGTAGAGGAACTGGCCGCGATCGAGGGCTTCGACGAAGACCTTGCCGCCGAACTCCAGAGCCGCGCCCAGGAAGCGCTGGACCGTCGCGAAGCCGCCGCCCGTGAAGAGCGCCAGGCGCTGGGCGTAGAGGACGCGCTGGCCGACATGCCGCACCTCACCGAAGCCATGCTGGTGACGCTGGGCAAGGCGGGCATCAAGACGCTGGACGATCTGGCCGACCTCGCCACCGACGAACTGGTCGCCAAGAAGCGCGTCGACCAGCGCCGCCGCCGCGAGAACAAGGAAGAGGACAAGGGCGGCATCCTGGCCGAATATGGCCTGAGCGAAGAGCAGGGCAATGAGATCATCATGGCCGCCCGCGCTCACTGGTTCGAAGGCGAGGAAGCGTAA
- a CDS encoding tautomerase family protein, producing MPFVDIRLAGNATREQKAAIVADVTRSLVERLGKSPAAVQVVISEISTENYGAGGQLIADRDAPKAGEDANAAVTSQ from the coding sequence ATGCCCTTCGTAGACATCCGTCTGGCCGGAAACGCCACCCGCGAGCAGAAGGCGGCCATCGTCGCCGACGTCACCCGGTCGCTTGTCGAGCGTCTGGGCAAGTCGCCTGCCGCCGTGCAGGTGGTGATTTCGGAGATTTCGACGGAAAATTACGGCGCAGGCGGCCAGCTCATAGCTGACCGCGACGCGCCCAAAGCAGGGGAGGACGCCAATGCCGCGGTCACTTCCCAATGA
- a CDS encoding DUF448 domain-containing protein produces MTERKCILSGDRADPDMLVRLACGPNGEILPDIRAKAPGRGAWIGVSRPELEQALAKGKLKGALARAFKTGDLQITDTLPALIEDGLRKALLDRLGLEAKASMVLTGSEKIDVACRKGDVTMLLHAADAAADGNRKLDQALRVGQEAEGTDLAGIVLPVDRHALSMAMGRDNVVHIAVTDSRAASRLRGAIGRLESYLGCANGAPVHGEQDSTGAPGV; encoded by the coding sequence ATGACCGAACGCAAATGCATCCTGTCGGGCGACCGCGCAGACCCGGACATGCTCGTCCGCCTCGCCTGCGGCCCCAATGGCGAAATCCTGCCCGACATCCGCGCCAAGGCCCCCGGTCGCGGCGCCTGGATCGGCGTATCCCGCCCGGAACTCGAACAGGCCCTCGCCAAGGGCAAGCTCAAGGGCGCGCTCGCCCGCGCCTTCAAGACCGGCGACCTGCAAATAACCGACACGCTGCCCGCCCTCATCGAGGACGGCTTGCGCAAGGCGTTGCTGGACCGCCTGGGGCTGGAGGCGAAGGCTTCCATGGTCCTGACCGGCTCCGAAAAGATCGACGTCGCCTGCCGCAAGGGCGACGTCACGATGCTGCTCCACGCCGCCGACGCGGCCGCCGACGGCAACCGCAAGCTGGACCAGGCCCTGCGCGTCGGACAGGAAGCCGAAGGCACGGATTTGGCGGGCATCGTCTTGCCTGTGGACCGACACGCCCTATCTATGGCAATGGGGCGGGACAATGTCGTCCATATCGCGGTAACCGACTCGCGTGCGGCGTCACGTCTGCGCGGCGCCATAGGCCGCTTGGAAAGCTATCTGGGTTGCGCTAACGGAGCGCCGGTGCATGGGGAGCAGGACTCCACAGGTGCGCCGGGCGTCTGA
- the infB gene encoding translation initiation factor IF-2, with protein MSDSKEDKPVLGRKPLGIKRTVESGQVQQQFSHGRKNTVVVEVKRRRILGKPGEAGHAAPEQQADPAPAPAAAPAASAPAPQQTRAPQPAAPVRHAPPQSLMSRQELQAKLLREAEEARMTALEDARRREDAQRLAANEDEKRRAEENRVAAELAETQAARQAEEQARAADDVAQAPAAPDPVETATPAPEADAPAAEQKPAGSAMPPPRRFTPVAPVKRPEPAKPDRAKRGDDNRRQAGKLTVTRALADDDSARARSLAALKRAREKERRAHYSGGAQQREKQSRDVVVPESITVQELANRMAEKGADLVKALFKMGTAVTLNQPIDQDTAELLVEEFGHRIQRVSDADVEIGIEGEVDAPETLQSRAPVVTIMGHVDHGKTSLLDALRGTDVVAGESGGITQHIGAYQVTTKGGDVITFLDTPGHEAFSEMRARGANVTDIVILVVAADDGLMPQTIEAINHTKAAGVPMIVAINKCDKPEANPQKVRERLLEHEIVVEDMGGEVQDVQVSALKKTGLDELIEKILLQAEVMELTANPDRAAEGNVIEAQLDKGRGAVATVLVRKGTLKVGDTFVIGAESGKVRALINDKGQNVKTAGPSTPVEILGLSGVPMAGDQLTVVENEARAREVAAYRQEQATKKRTTTAPTSFEHMFSALNTTVIEYPVVVKGDVQGSVEAIVSSLNRISTDEIKVRILHSGVGAITESDVTLAAASRAPLIGFNVRPNAKARQLAEREKISLRYYDVIYDLLEEVRGEMAGQLAPERIETIVGRAEVLQVFPAGKKDKAAGLLVLDGIIRKGLSARLTRDDVIVSRTHIASLRRFKDDVSEVRAGMECGAVLQDTNDIKPGDTLELFEVEERARTL; from the coding sequence ATGAGTGACAGCAAGGAAGACAAGCCGGTTCTGGGCCGCAAGCCGCTGGGGATCAAGCGCACGGTCGAGTCCGGTCAGGTGCAGCAGCAGTTCAGCCATGGCCGCAAGAATACGGTCGTGGTCGAGGTGAAGCGGCGCCGCATCCTGGGCAAGCCGGGCGAGGCCGGTCACGCTGCGCCTGAGCAGCAGGCCGACCCCGCGCCCGCGCCCGCCGCCGCTCCGGCAGCGTCCGCCCCCGCGCCGCAGCAGACCCGCGCGCCGCAGCCCGCCGCCCCCGTGCGCCATGCGCCGCCGCAAAGCCTGATGTCGCGTCAGGAATTGCAGGCGAAGCTGCTGCGCGAGGCGGAGGAAGCCCGCATGACCGCGCTGGAGGACGCCCGCCGCCGTGAGGACGCCCAGCGCCTCGCCGCGAACGAGGACGAAAAGCGCCGCGCCGAGGAAAATCGCGTTGCCGCCGAACTCGCCGAGACGCAAGCCGCGCGTCAGGCCGAGGAACAGGCCAGGGCCGCCGACGACGTCGCCCAGGCTCCGGCCGCGCCCGACCCGGTCGAGACGGCAACGCCCGCGCCCGAAGCGGATGCGCCCGCCGCCGAGCAGAAGCCCGCCGGTTCGGCCATGCCGCCGCCGCGCCGCTTCACCCCGGTCGCGCCGGTCAAGCGCCCCGAACCGGCCAAGCCGGACCGCGCCAAGCGCGGCGACGACAATCGCCGCCAGGCAGGCAAGCTTACCGTCACCCGCGCTCTGGCGGATGACGACAGCGCCCGCGCCCGCAGCCTCGCCGCGCTGAAGCGCGCTCGCGAGAAGGAACGCCGCGCCCATTATTCGGGCGGCGCCCAGCAGCGCGAAAAGCAGAGCCGCGACGTGGTCGTGCCCGAAAGCATCACCGTTCAGGAACTCGCCAACCGCATGGCCGAAAAGGGCGCGGACCTGGTGAAGGCCCTGTTCAAGATGGGCACCGCCGTCACGCTCAACCAGCCGATCGATCAGGATACGGCGGAACTGCTGGTCGAGGAATTCGGCCACCGCATCCAGCGCGTGTCTGACGCCGACGTCGAAATCGGCATAGAGGGCGAGGTTGACGCGCCCGAAACGCTGCAGTCGCGCGCGCCGGTCGTGACCATCATGGGCCATGTCGACCACGGCAAGACCTCGCTGCTGGACGCGCTGCGCGGGACCGATGTGGTCGCGGGCGAAAGCGGCGGCATCACCCAGCATATCGGCGCCTATCAGGTGACGACCAAGGGTGGCGACGTCATCACCTTCCTCGACACGCCGGGCCACGAGGCTTTCTCCGAAATGCGCGCTCGCGGCGCCAACGTCACCGACATCGTCATCCTGGTGGTGGCGGCGGACGACGGCCTGATGCCGCAGACCATCGAAGCCATCAACCATACCAAGGCGGCTGGCGTCCCGATGATCGTGGCGATCAACAAGTGCGACAAGCCCGAAGCGAATCCGCAAAAGGTGCGCGAACGCCTGCTGGAACATGAGATCGTCGTCGAGGATATGGGCGGCGAAGTGCAGGACGTGCAGGTTTCGGCGCTCAAGAAGACCGGTCTGGACGAACTGATCGAAAAGATCCTGCTCCAGGCCGAAGTCATGGAACTGACCGCCAACCCCGATCGCGCCGCCGAAGGCAATGTGATCGAGGCGCAGCTCGACAAGGGCCGCGGCGCGGTCGCGACCGTGCTGGTCCGCAAGGGCACGCTGAAGGTCGGCGACACCTTCGTCATCGGTGCGGAAAGCGGCAAGGTCCGCGCCCTCATCAACGACAAGGGCCAGAATGTGAAGACCGCCGGTCCCTCGACCCCGGTCGAGATTCTGGGCCTGTCCGGCGTGCCGATGGCGGGCGATCAGCTCACCGTGGTCGAAAATGAAGCCCGCGCCCGCGAAGTCGCCGCCTACCGTCAGGAACAGGCGACCAAGAAGCGCACCACGACCGCGCCGACCAGCTTCGAACATATGTTCTCCGCGCTCAACACGACCGTCATCGAATATCCGGTGGTGGTGAAGGGCGACGTGCAGGGTTCGGTCGAAGCGATCGTATCGTCGCTGAACCGCATCTCGACCGATGAGATCAAGGTCCGCATCCTGCATTCGGGCGTCGGCGCGATCACCGAAAGCGACGTCACGCTGGCCGCCGCCAGCCGCGCGCCGCTGATCGGCTTCAACGTCCGTCCCAATGCCAAGGCGCGTCAGTTGGCGGAGCGCGAGAAGATCTCGCTGCGCTATTATGACGTGATCTACGACCTGCTGGAGGAAGTTCGCGGCGAAATGGCCGGCCAGTTGGCTCCCGAACGCATCGAAACCATCGTCGGCCGGGCCGAGGTGCTTCAGGTGTTCCCGGCGGGCAAGAAGGACAAGGCGGCAGGTCTGCTCGTCCTGGACGGCATCATCCGCAAGGGTCTGTCCGCGCGCCTCACCCGCGACGATGTCATCGTGTCGCGCACTCACATCGCCTCGCTCCGCCGCTTCAAGGACGACGTGTCCGAAGTCCGCGCGGGCATGGAATGCGGCGCGGTGCTTCAGGACACCAACGACATCAAGCCCGGCGATACGCTGGAACTGTTCGAGGTCGAGGAACGCGCCCGCACGCTGTAA
- the rbfA gene encoding 30S ribosome-binding factor RbfA, with translation MAHQNQSEGPSVRLLRVGEQVRHVLSDILQRGDVHDDVLARHVVSVTEVRMSPDLRHATVFIKSLLGQDEAAVLKALRTNTAYLQREVATRIRLKYAAKLKFLADESFDEGTHIDKLLRDPKVARDLDQPEAEQE, from the coding sequence ATGGCACATCAGAACCAATCCGAAGGCCCCTCCGTTCGCCTCCTCCGCGTGGGCGAGCAGGTGCGCCACGTCCTGTCCGACATCCTCCAGCGCGGCGACGTGCATGACGATGTCCTCGCCCGCCATGTGGTGAGCGTCACCGAAGTCCGCATGTCTCCCGACCTGCGCCACGCGACGGTCTTCATCAAATCGCTGCTGGGGCAGGATGAGGCCGCCGTGCTGAAGGCGCTGCGCACCAACACCGCCTATCTTCAGCGCGAGGTCGCGACCCGTATCCGCCTCAAATATGCGGCCAAGCTCAAATTCCTCGCGGACGAAAGCTTCGACGAAGGCACCCATATCGACAAGCTGCTCCGCGACCCGAAAGTCGCCCGCGACCTGGACCAGCCCGAAGCCGAGCAGGAATAG